The following are encoded together in the Juglans microcarpa x Juglans regia isolate MS1-56 chromosome 2D, Jm3101_v1.0, whole genome shotgun sequence genome:
- the LOC121248304 gene encoding nuclear transport factor 2-like isoform X1 — translation MRREFLVIIFSYWHLSRMALQTENPPTTPSAQVVGNAFVEQYYRILHHSPESVYRFYQDSSVLSRPDSNGVMTSVTTMQGINEKILSLDYKDYKAEIKTADAQKSYKDGVTVLVTGCLTGKDNLRRKFAQSFFLAPQDNGYFVLNDVFRYMEDDESLYSHAANGVGVKTVPLTPDQEPIHSSDPPATVQETSTLEVDQNVDEKSYDLSEQEIQLAFEKEDVMLSQSHSNGHDVSAAVESSSSSGQDDAPKKSYASIVKVTKGSLGPTQVYVPTNTIKVAPKKTENQSPGSVAPNSVPEASAPSSVGTPESSNTQDEVEGHSIYIRNLPFGVRVEQLDSEFKKFGPIKQGGIQVRNNKQQGYCFGFVEFQSLSSMNSAIQASPIIIGGRKVVVEIKRTTARVDISGRGRFSSGRGGYRSDSFKSRGSYSGGWAYGRNEYRIQGDFPGRGRSHAGRGEGYQRGRGGRPSGPKQNASS, via the exons ATGAGGAGAGAATTTTTAGTTATAATATTCTCCTACTGGCATTTGAGCAGAATGGCCTTACAAACAGAAAATCCTCCTACTACCCCCAGTGCCCAAGTGGTTGGAAATGCTTTTGTTGAGCAGTACTATCGTATTCTTCACCACTCGCCAGAATCGGTCTATAGATTCTATCAAGATTCAAGTGTGCTAAGCCGACCTGATTCTAATGGTGTGATGACCTCAGTGACAACCATGCAA GGTATCAATGAGAAGATTCTTTCCTTGGATTACAAGGACTACAAGGCAGAGATAAAGACTGCAGATGCTCAGAAATCTTACAAGGATGGAGTAACTGTGCTAGTAACTGGATGTTTAACGGGCAAGGATAACCTGAGAAGGAAATTTGCGCAATCCTTTTTCCTTGCTCCACAAGACAATGGATACTTTGTCCTTAATGATGTTTTTAGGTATATGGAAGATGATGAATCATTGTACAGCCATGCAGCTAATGGAGTTGGTGTAAAAACTGTCCCCTTGACCCCTGACCAAG AGCCAATTCATAGTTCTGATCCTCCTGCCACAGTTCAGGAAACTTCTACTTTGGAAGTGGATCAAAATGTTGACGAGAAATCTTATGACTTGTCCGAGCAAGAAATACAGTTGGCTTTTGAAAAAGAGGATGTCATGCTGTCTCAATCTCATTCAAATGGTCATGATGTTTCCGCAGCTGTcgaatcatcttcttcttcaggCCAAGATGATGCTCCAAAGAAGTCCTATGCATCAATT GTTAAAGTTACAAAAGGGAGTTTAGGCCCAACTCAAGTTTATGTACCAACTAATACAATAAAGGTGGCTCCTAAGAAAACTGAGAACCAGTCACCAGGGTCGGTGGCACCTAATTCAGTTCCTGAGGCATCAGCCCCAAGTAGTGTTGGCACCCCTGAAAGTAGCAATACTCAAGATGAAG TTGAGGGCCACTCCATCTACATTCGTAATTTGCCCTTCGGTGTGAGAGTTGAGCAGCTTGATTCAGAATTCAAGAAATTTGGGCCAATCAAGCAAGGAGGCATCCAAGTCAGAAATAATAAG CAGCAGGGATACTGTTTTGGCTTTGTTGAATTTCAGTCTTTAAGCTCCATGAATAGTGCAATTCAG GCTTCACCTATCATAATTGGGGGGCGTAAGGTTGTTGTTGAAATAAAGAGAACTACAGCTCGAG TTGATATTAGTGGAAGAGGTAGGTTCTCTTCTGGAAGGGGAGGTTATCGTAGTGACAGCTTCAAAAGCCGTGGGAGTTACAGTGGTGGCTGGGCATATGGTAGAAATGAGTACCGAATCCAGGGTGATTTTCCTGGCCGTGGGAGGAGCCATGCAGGGCGTGGTGAGGGTTATCAGCGAGGGAGAGGAGGACGTCCCAGTGGACCAAAGCAAAATGCTTCCTCATGA
- the LOC121248304 gene encoding nuclear transport factor 2-like isoform X2, which produces MRREFLVIIFSYWHLSRMALQTENPPTTPSAQVVGNAFVEQYYRILHHSPESVYRFYQDSSVLSRPDSNGVMTSVTTMQGINEKILSLDYKDYKAEIKTADAQKSYKDGVTVLVTGCLTGKDNLRRKFAQSFFLAPQDNGYFVLNDVFRYMEDDESLYSHAANGVGVKTVPLTPDQEPIHSSDPPATVQETSTLEVDQNVDEKSYDLSEQEIQLAFEKEDVMLSQSHSNGHDVSAAVESSSSSGQDDAPKKSYASIVKVTKGSLGPTQVYVPTNTIKVAPKKTENQSPGSVAPNSVPEASAPSSVGTPESSNTQDEVEGHSIYIRNLPFGVRVEQLDSEFKKFGPIKQGGIQVRNNKQGYCFGFVEFQSLSSMNSAIQASPIIIGGRKVVVEIKRTTARVDISGRGRFSSGRGGYRSDSFKSRGSYSGGWAYGRNEYRIQGDFPGRGRSHAGRGEGYQRGRGGRPSGPKQNASS; this is translated from the exons ATGAGGAGAGAATTTTTAGTTATAATATTCTCCTACTGGCATTTGAGCAGAATGGCCTTACAAACAGAAAATCCTCCTACTACCCCCAGTGCCCAAGTGGTTGGAAATGCTTTTGTTGAGCAGTACTATCGTATTCTTCACCACTCGCCAGAATCGGTCTATAGATTCTATCAAGATTCAAGTGTGCTAAGCCGACCTGATTCTAATGGTGTGATGACCTCAGTGACAACCATGCAA GGTATCAATGAGAAGATTCTTTCCTTGGATTACAAGGACTACAAGGCAGAGATAAAGACTGCAGATGCTCAGAAATCTTACAAGGATGGAGTAACTGTGCTAGTAACTGGATGTTTAACGGGCAAGGATAACCTGAGAAGGAAATTTGCGCAATCCTTTTTCCTTGCTCCACAAGACAATGGATACTTTGTCCTTAATGATGTTTTTAGGTATATGGAAGATGATGAATCATTGTACAGCCATGCAGCTAATGGAGTTGGTGTAAAAACTGTCCCCTTGACCCCTGACCAAG AGCCAATTCATAGTTCTGATCCTCCTGCCACAGTTCAGGAAACTTCTACTTTGGAAGTGGATCAAAATGTTGACGAGAAATCTTATGACTTGTCCGAGCAAGAAATACAGTTGGCTTTTGAAAAAGAGGATGTCATGCTGTCTCAATCTCATTCAAATGGTCATGATGTTTCCGCAGCTGTcgaatcatcttcttcttcaggCCAAGATGATGCTCCAAAGAAGTCCTATGCATCAATT GTTAAAGTTACAAAAGGGAGTTTAGGCCCAACTCAAGTTTATGTACCAACTAATACAATAAAGGTGGCTCCTAAGAAAACTGAGAACCAGTCACCAGGGTCGGTGGCACCTAATTCAGTTCCTGAGGCATCAGCCCCAAGTAGTGTTGGCACCCCTGAAAGTAGCAATACTCAAGATGAAG TTGAGGGCCACTCCATCTACATTCGTAATTTGCCCTTCGGTGTGAGAGTTGAGCAGCTTGATTCAGAATTCAAGAAATTTGGGCCAATCAAGCAAGGAGGCATCCAAGTCAGAAATAATAAG CAGGGATACTGTTTTGGCTTTGTTGAATTTCAGTCTTTAAGCTCCATGAATAGTGCAATTCAG GCTTCACCTATCATAATTGGGGGGCGTAAGGTTGTTGTTGAAATAAAGAGAACTACAGCTCGAG TTGATATTAGTGGAAGAGGTAGGTTCTCTTCTGGAAGGGGAGGTTATCGTAGTGACAGCTTCAAAAGCCGTGGGAGTTACAGTGGTGGCTGGGCATATGGTAGAAATGAGTACCGAATCCAGGGTGATTTTCCTGGCCGTGGGAGGAGCCATGCAGGGCGTGGTGAGGGTTATCAGCGAGGGAGAGGAGGACGTCCCAGTGGACCAAAGCAAAATGCTTCCTCATGA
- the LOC121248304 gene encoding nuclear transport factor 2-like isoform X3 — MALQTENPPTTPSAQVVGNAFVEQYYRILHHSPESVYRFYQDSSVLSRPDSNGVMTSVTTMQGINEKILSLDYKDYKAEIKTADAQKSYKDGVTVLVTGCLTGKDNLRRKFAQSFFLAPQDNGYFVLNDVFRYMEDDESLYSHAANGVGVKTVPLTPDQEPIHSSDPPATVQETSTLEVDQNVDEKSYDLSEQEIQLAFEKEDVMLSQSHSNGHDVSAAVESSSSSGQDDAPKKSYASIVKVTKGSLGPTQVYVPTNTIKVAPKKTENQSPGSVAPNSVPEASAPSSVGTPESSNTQDEVEGHSIYIRNLPFGVRVEQLDSEFKKFGPIKQGGIQVRNNKQQGYCFGFVEFQSLSSMNSAIQASPIIIGGRKVVVEIKRTTARVDISGRGRFSSGRGGYRSDSFKSRGSYSGGWAYGRNEYRIQGDFPGRGRSHAGRGEGYQRGRGGRPSGPKQNASS; from the exons ATGGCCTTACAAACAGAAAATCCTCCTACTACCCCCAGTGCCCAAGTGGTTGGAAATGCTTTTGTTGAGCAGTACTATCGTATTCTTCACCACTCGCCAGAATCGGTCTATAGATTCTATCAAGATTCAAGTGTGCTAAGCCGACCTGATTCTAATGGTGTGATGACCTCAGTGACAACCATGCAA GGTATCAATGAGAAGATTCTTTCCTTGGATTACAAGGACTACAAGGCAGAGATAAAGACTGCAGATGCTCAGAAATCTTACAAGGATGGAGTAACTGTGCTAGTAACTGGATGTTTAACGGGCAAGGATAACCTGAGAAGGAAATTTGCGCAATCCTTTTTCCTTGCTCCACAAGACAATGGATACTTTGTCCTTAATGATGTTTTTAGGTATATGGAAGATGATGAATCATTGTACAGCCATGCAGCTAATGGAGTTGGTGTAAAAACTGTCCCCTTGACCCCTGACCAAG AGCCAATTCATAGTTCTGATCCTCCTGCCACAGTTCAGGAAACTTCTACTTTGGAAGTGGATCAAAATGTTGACGAGAAATCTTATGACTTGTCCGAGCAAGAAATACAGTTGGCTTTTGAAAAAGAGGATGTCATGCTGTCTCAATCTCATTCAAATGGTCATGATGTTTCCGCAGCTGTcgaatcatcttcttcttcaggCCAAGATGATGCTCCAAAGAAGTCCTATGCATCAATT GTTAAAGTTACAAAAGGGAGTTTAGGCCCAACTCAAGTTTATGTACCAACTAATACAATAAAGGTGGCTCCTAAGAAAACTGAGAACCAGTCACCAGGGTCGGTGGCACCTAATTCAGTTCCTGAGGCATCAGCCCCAAGTAGTGTTGGCACCCCTGAAAGTAGCAATACTCAAGATGAAG TTGAGGGCCACTCCATCTACATTCGTAATTTGCCCTTCGGTGTGAGAGTTGAGCAGCTTGATTCAGAATTCAAGAAATTTGGGCCAATCAAGCAAGGAGGCATCCAAGTCAGAAATAATAAG CAGCAGGGATACTGTTTTGGCTTTGTTGAATTTCAGTCTTTAAGCTCCATGAATAGTGCAATTCAG GCTTCACCTATCATAATTGGGGGGCGTAAGGTTGTTGTTGAAATAAAGAGAACTACAGCTCGAG TTGATATTAGTGGAAGAGGTAGGTTCTCTTCTGGAAGGGGAGGTTATCGTAGTGACAGCTTCAAAAGCCGTGGGAGTTACAGTGGTGGCTGGGCATATGGTAGAAATGAGTACCGAATCCAGGGTGATTTTCCTGGCCGTGGGAGGAGCCATGCAGGGCGTGGTGAGGGTTATCAGCGAGGGAGAGGAGGACGTCCCAGTGGACCAAAGCAAAATGCTTCCTCATGA
- the LOC121248304 gene encoding nuclear transport factor 2-like isoform X4 — protein MALQTENPPTTPSAQVVGNAFVEQYYRILHHSPESVYRFYQDSSVLSRPDSNGVMTSVTTMQGINEKILSLDYKDYKAEIKTADAQKSYKDGVTVLVTGCLTGKDNLRRKFAQSFFLAPQDNGYFVLNDVFRYMEDDESLYSHAANGVGVKTVPLTPDQEPIHSSDPPATVQETSTLEVDQNVDEKSYDLSEQEIQLAFEKEDVMLSQSHSNGHDVSAAVESSSSSGQDDAPKKSYASIVKVTKGSLGPTQVYVPTNTIKVAPKKTENQSPGSVAPNSVPEASAPSSVGTPESSNTQDEVEGHSIYIRNLPFGVRVEQLDSEFKKFGPIKQGGIQVRNNKQGYCFGFVEFQSLSSMNSAIQASPIIIGGRKVVVEIKRTTARVDISGRGRFSSGRGGYRSDSFKSRGSYSGGWAYGRNEYRIQGDFPGRGRSHAGRGEGYQRGRGGRPSGPKQNASS, from the exons ATGGCCTTACAAACAGAAAATCCTCCTACTACCCCCAGTGCCCAAGTGGTTGGAAATGCTTTTGTTGAGCAGTACTATCGTATTCTTCACCACTCGCCAGAATCGGTCTATAGATTCTATCAAGATTCAAGTGTGCTAAGCCGACCTGATTCTAATGGTGTGATGACCTCAGTGACAACCATGCAA GGTATCAATGAGAAGATTCTTTCCTTGGATTACAAGGACTACAAGGCAGAGATAAAGACTGCAGATGCTCAGAAATCTTACAAGGATGGAGTAACTGTGCTAGTAACTGGATGTTTAACGGGCAAGGATAACCTGAGAAGGAAATTTGCGCAATCCTTTTTCCTTGCTCCACAAGACAATGGATACTTTGTCCTTAATGATGTTTTTAGGTATATGGAAGATGATGAATCATTGTACAGCCATGCAGCTAATGGAGTTGGTGTAAAAACTGTCCCCTTGACCCCTGACCAAG AGCCAATTCATAGTTCTGATCCTCCTGCCACAGTTCAGGAAACTTCTACTTTGGAAGTGGATCAAAATGTTGACGAGAAATCTTATGACTTGTCCGAGCAAGAAATACAGTTGGCTTTTGAAAAAGAGGATGTCATGCTGTCTCAATCTCATTCAAATGGTCATGATGTTTCCGCAGCTGTcgaatcatcttcttcttcaggCCAAGATGATGCTCCAAAGAAGTCCTATGCATCAATT GTTAAAGTTACAAAAGGGAGTTTAGGCCCAACTCAAGTTTATGTACCAACTAATACAATAAAGGTGGCTCCTAAGAAAACTGAGAACCAGTCACCAGGGTCGGTGGCACCTAATTCAGTTCCTGAGGCATCAGCCCCAAGTAGTGTTGGCACCCCTGAAAGTAGCAATACTCAAGATGAAG TTGAGGGCCACTCCATCTACATTCGTAATTTGCCCTTCGGTGTGAGAGTTGAGCAGCTTGATTCAGAATTCAAGAAATTTGGGCCAATCAAGCAAGGAGGCATCCAAGTCAGAAATAATAAG CAGGGATACTGTTTTGGCTTTGTTGAATTTCAGTCTTTAAGCTCCATGAATAGTGCAATTCAG GCTTCACCTATCATAATTGGGGGGCGTAAGGTTGTTGTTGAAATAAAGAGAACTACAGCTCGAG TTGATATTAGTGGAAGAGGTAGGTTCTCTTCTGGAAGGGGAGGTTATCGTAGTGACAGCTTCAAAAGCCGTGGGAGTTACAGTGGTGGCTGGGCATATGGTAGAAATGAGTACCGAATCCAGGGTGATTTTCCTGGCCGTGGGAGGAGCCATGCAGGGCGTGGTGAGGGTTATCAGCGAGGGAGAGGAGGACGTCCCAGTGGACCAAAGCAAAATGCTTCCTCATGA
- the LOC121248320 gene encoding ninja-family protein AFP3-like, whose amino-acid sequence MAQAEDFGSRGPKQTPMQRCNFPRDLLQRFTSGIHSSRKLEEPSEDAEEIELSLGLSLNGRFGVDPSRANQLTRSSSIPDFLNPGRDKDAACVVPMACAPLIRTCSLPTETQEEWRKRKELQTLRRMEAKRKRSEKQRTSKATKDRSRDFCVEESGEEDKRMESSDGNYQKERYMKAFDEFSCSVALPLGVSVGRGGCGVVLNVGKGDGLDSGGSEEEPQPPSLTQGSIGSQGSGSSGISESESRPALGYAAGMNKCIEARSPNSLQSSPESGQKPPVYTGRTITEKSTQFSAVVTENESNKANDADKGAKEIVRNVLEGMPSVSTKGDGPNGKRIEGFLYRYRKGEEVRIVCVCHGSFLSPAEFVKHAGGGDVAQPLKHIVVNPTSFF is encoded by the exons ATGGCACAAGCTGAGGATTTTGGAAGCAGAGGACCCAAGCAAACTCCCATGCAAAGGTGCAATTTTCCGAGAGATCTGTTGCAGAGATTTACATCTGGCATCCATTCTTCGCGAAAATTGGAAGAGCCAAGCGAAGATGCAGAGGAAATTGAGCTAAGCCTCGGGCTCTCACTAAATGGTAGGTTCGGGGTAGACCCTTCAAGAGCTAACCAGCTAACGAGGTCGTCGTCGATACCGGACTTTTTGAACCCGGGGAGAGATAAAGACGCGGCGTGTGTTGTGCCTATGGCTTGCGCCCCGCTCATCAGGACGTGTTCTTTGCCTACGGAGACACAGGAAGAATGGAGGAAGAGGAAAGAGTTGCAGACACTGAGAAGAATGGAGGCGAAACGGAAGCGGTCAGAGAAGCAGAGAACTTCGAAGGCGACGAAGGATCGGAGCCGGGATTTTTGTGTGGAGGAGAGCGGCGAGGAGGATAAGAGGATGGAGAGTAGTGATGGGAATTATCAGAAAGAACGGTATATGAAGGCATTCGACGAGTTTTCGTGCTCGGTGGCGCTCCCTCTGGGGGTTTCTGTTGGTAGAGGAGGTTGTGGGGTTGTATTGAATGTTGGAAAGGGCGATGGGTTGGATTCTGGTGGTTCGGAGGAGGAGCCGCAACCACCATCATTAACACAGGGCTCAATCGGTTCCCAAGGGAGTGGGTCTTCAGGGATTTCAGAATCTGAAAGCCGACCGGCTCTAG GTTATGCAGCTGGAATGAATAAATGCATAGAAGCGAGAAGTCCCAACAGTTTGCAGTCTTCACCAGAAAGTGGGCAGAAACCGCCTGTCTACACTGGAAGGACAATCACCGAAAAATCAACCCAATTTTCTGCAGTTGTGACAGAAAATGAATCTAATAAAGCTAATGACGCAGACAAGGGAGCTAAGGAGATTGTGAGGAATGTGTTGGAAGGTATGCCCAGTGTGTCCACCAAAGGTGACGGCCCAAATGGAAAAAGGATTGAAGGTTTTCTATACAGATATAGGAAAGGTGAGGAAGTGAGGATAGTGTGTGTTTGTCATGGCAGCTTTCTATCTCCAGCCGAGTTTGTCAAGCATGCTGGTGGTGGTGACGTGGCACAACCCCTAAAGCATATAGTAGTTAACCCTACTTCCTTTTTTTGA
- the LOC121248233 gene encoding LOW QUALITY PROTEIN: LRR receptor-like serine/threonine-protein kinase RPK2 (The sequence of the model RefSeq protein was modified relative to this genomic sequence to represent the inferred CDS: inserted 1 base in 1 codon): protein MGSSSASSSSSSSVIKWQSFHKPLSSVLILKLFFLLWVFSLCLSGVVLADSDKSVLLQFKNSVSDPSGLLSKWVSDSSEHCSWFGVSCDSNSRVVSLNISGNGRQGNSRSDLAQFPLFYGFGIRTNCLNSRGKLVGKLLPAIAKLSELRILSLPFNGFDGEIPGEIWGMEKLEVLDLEENSVTGPIPVQFAGLRNLRVLNLGFNRIMGEIPSSLLNCVTLEILNLAGNDVNGTVPGFVGRLRAVYLSFNRLTGEVPSEIGDSCGKLEQLDLSGNFLVGGIPRSLGNCGQLQSLLLYSNMLEEVIPAELGRLRKLQVLDVSRNSLSGPIPSELGNCSELSVLVLSNLFEPRPEVNNAKGDSFSDQSGLMNDDFNYFQGGFPXEITMLPKLRILWAPRATLEGMFPSVWGACEDLEMINLAHNFFVGGVPDGFSHCKKLHFLNISSNRLTGGLVEGLPVPCMTVFDVSGNSLSGTIPKFLGSSCPPVPSFNGSPSEPDGGQSSLYLSFFSSKAQVEIPFQSLGVDSALAVFHNFRHNNFTGTVQLSISPERLGKETAYIFFAGENRLSGPFPGNLLEMCGGLSTLIVNVSNNKISGPIPAEFGTMCKSLKLFDASVNQIAGPIAPSFGESVSLVALNLSWNLLQGQIPTSLSQIRDLKYLYLAGNNMTGFIPSSLGQLQHLEELDLSSNSLTGEIPKDLVNLKHLTVLLLNNNNLSGQIPAGLANVTTLSAFNVSFNHLSGPLPVNNSLMKCSSVIGNPDLWPCRMFSLTVPSSDLQGSDSYPGSYTVASPPGVSSQGTRNSGLNSIEIASITSASAIVSVLLALILLFFYTRKWNPRSKVIGSIRKEVTVFTDIGVQLTFENVVRATGNFNASNCIGNGGFGATYKAEISPAVLVAIKRLAVGRFQGVQQFHAEIKTLGRLRHQNLVTLIGFHASETEMFLIYNYLPGGNLEKFIQERSTRAVDWKILHKIALDIARALAYLHDQCVPRVLHRDVKPSNILLDDDFNAYLSDFGLARLLGTSETHATTGVAGTFGYVAPEYAMTCRVSDKADVYSYGVVLLELLSDKKALDPSFSSYGNGFNIVAWGCMLLRQGRAKEFFTAGLWDAGPHDDLVEVLHLAVVCTVDSLSTRPTMKQVVRRLKQLQPPSC from the exons ATGGGCTCctcttctgcttcttcttcttcttcttcctcagtgATCAAATGGCAGTCTTTTCACAAGCCCTTGTCCTCCGTACTCATACTGAAGCTCTTCTTTCTGCTATGGGTCTTCTCACTTTGCCTAAGCGGCGTCGTTCTCGCCGATTCAGACAAATCGGTGCTCCTCCAGTTCAAGAACTCTGTCTCAGACCCCTCTGGCTTGCTCTCGAAATGGGTCTCCGACAGTTCTGAGCACTGCTCGTGGTTCGGCGTCTCTTGCGACTCGAATTCACGCGTAGTTTCGCTTAACATTTCCGGAAATGGCCGCCAAGGTAATTCGCGTTCCGATTTAGCTCAATTTCCGCTTTTTTATGGGTTTGGGATTAGAACGAACTGTTTGAACAGTAGAGGAAAGTTGGTCGGGAAATTGTTGCCTGCGATTGCTAAGCTCAGTGAGCTTAGGATTTTATCACTTCCCTTTAATGGTTTTGATGGTGAAATTCCTGGCGAAATTTGGGGTATGGAGAAGCTTGAGGTTCTTGATCTGGAGGAAAATTCGGTAACTGGGCCCATCCCGGTACAGTTCGCGGGGTTGAGGAATTTGCGGGTTCTTAATCTGGGGTTTAATAGGATTATGGGGGAGATACCCAGCTCGCTTTTGAATTGTGTAACCTTAGAGATCTTGAATTTAGCAGGGAACGATGTGAACGGGACGGTTCCTGGTTTCGTTGGTCGGTTGAGGGCGGTTTATTTGTCGTTTAATCGGCTTACTGGGGAAGTTCCTAGTGAGATTGGAGACAGTTGCGGGAAGCTTGAGCAACTGGACTTGTCAGGTAATTTCTTGGTCGGTGGGATTCCAAGGAGTTTAGGGAATTGCGGTCAGTTGCAGTCTCTTTTGCTTTATTCAAACATGTTAGAAGAAGTTATTCCGGCTGAGTTGGGTCGGCTTCGCAAGCTTCAAGTGTTAGATGTTTCTAGGAATAGTTTAAGCGGTCCAATACCCTCTGAGCTTGGCAATTGTTCCGAATTGTCTGTCCTTGTGCTATCGAATCTGTTTGAACCCCGTCCAGAAGTTAATAATGCAAAAGGGGATTCTTTTTCAGATCAATCTGGTTTGATGAAtgatgattttaattattttcaagggGGATTCC CAGAAATCACAATGCTTCCTAAGCTGAGAATATTGTGGGCACCAAGGGCAACTCTTGAGGGCATGTTCCCAAGTGTTTGGGGTGCTTGTGAGGACTTGGAGATGATCAACTTGGCTCACAATTTTTTCGTTGGGGGAGTTCCCGATGGGTTTAGTCACTGCAAAAAGCTTCACTTTCTCAACATAAGCTCAAACAGGCTTACTGGGGGGCTGGTTGAGGGGCTTCCAGTTCCTTGTATGACCGTGTTTGATGTCAGTGGGAACTCCTTGTCAGGCACAATTCCTAAATTTCTTGGCAGCAGTTGCCCTCCTGTCCCTTCCTTCAATGGAAGTCCTTCTGAACCTGATGGTGGCCAGTCCTCACTTTATCTatcctttttctcttctaaaGCCCAAGTTGAAATTCCTTTTCAATCACTTGGAGTAGACAGTGCTCTTGCCGTTTTCCACAATTTCAGGCACAATAACTTTACTGGCACCGTCCAGTTGTCAATTTCACCTGAAAGATTAGGAAAGGAGACTGCTTACATATTTTTTGCTGGAGAAAACAGGCTCTCTGGACCATTTCCTGGCAACTTGTTAGAGATGTGTGGAGGGTTGAGTACACTGATTGTAAATGTTAGCAACAACAAGATATCTGGTCCGATTCCAGCTGAATTCGGTACAATGTGCAAATCTCTTAAACTTTTTGATGCATCTGTGAATCAGATTGCTGGGCCTATTGCCCCCAGTTTCGGGGAGTCGGTGTCTCTTGTTGCCCTTAATTTGAGTTGGAACCTACTTCAAGGTCAAATTCCAACCAGTCTTAGTCAGATAAGGGACCTGAAGTATCTCTATTTGGCTGGCAATAACATGACTGGTTTCATTCCTTCCAGCTTAGGGCAGTTGCAACATTTGGAAGAGCTGGACCTTTCTTCAAACTCTCTCACTGGGGAAATACCAAAAGATCTTGTAAACTTGAAGCACCTGACTGTTCTTCTGCTTAACAACAATAATCTGTCTGGACAGATTCCTGCTGGTTTGGCCAATGTAACCACACTCTCAGCTTTCAATGTTTCATTCAATCATTTGTCTGGGCCACTGCCAGTGAATAATAGCCTAATGAAATGCAGTAGTGTTATTGGAAATCCAGATCTATGGCCTTGCCGTATGTTTTCTCTGACAGTGCCATCTTCGGATCTGCAAGGAAGTGACAGCTATCCAGGATCTTATACTGTTGCTTCACCTCCCGGAGTTTCATCCCAAGGAACTCGGAATAGTGGTTTAAATTCAATTGAAATAGCATCCATAACATCTGCATCAGCTATTGTTTCGGTTCTTCTTGCTCTGATTTTACTATTCTTCTATACCCGAAAGTGGAACCCAAGGTCCAAAGTTATTGGATCTATCAGAAAGGAAGTAACTGTATTTACAGACATTGGGGTTCAGTTAACCTTTGAAAATGTTGTGCGTGCCACAGGAAATTTCAATGCAAGCAACTGCATTGGGAATGGAGGTTTTGGGGCAACCTACAAGGCAGAGATCTCTCCTGCAGTCCTGGTGGCGATAAAACGGCTTGCAGTTGGACGGTTCCAAGGGGTGCAACAGTTCCATGCAGAAATTAAAACTCTCGGAAGGCTCCGCCATCAAAATCTAGTTACTTTGATTGGATTCCATGCCAGTGAAACAGAGATGTtccttatttataattatttaccGGGTGGTAATCTGGAAAAGTTTATCCAGGAAAGGTCCACAAGAGCAGTGGATTGGAAGATACTTCACAAGATTGCATTGGATATAGCCCGTGCACTTGCATACTTACATGACCAGTGTGTACCACGTGTCCTTCATCGTGATGTCAAGCCTAGCAATATTTTGTTGGATGATGATTTCAATGCTTACCTGTCAGACTTTGGGTTGGCTCGACTTTTAGGCACTTCAGAAACACATGCCACGACTGGTGTGGCTGGAACTTTTGGATATGTTGCACCAGAATATGCAATGACTTGCCGTGTTTCTGACAAGGCTGATGTGTACAGTTATGGTGTGGTGCTTCTCGAGCTACTCTCAGACAAGAAAGCTCTGGATCCTTCATTCTCTTCATATGGGAATGGATTCAACATTGTTGCTTGGGGGTGTATGCTCCTGCGACAGGGCCGTGCAAAGGAGTTCTTTACTGCAGGGCTATGGGATGCAGGTCCCCATGATGATTTAGTAGAAGTTTTACACTTGGCAGTCGTGTGCACGGTCGACTCTCTCTCTACCAGGCCGACAATGAAGCAAGTTGTACGACGGTTGAAGCAACTTCAACCCCCATCATGCTAG